The Deltaproteobacteria bacterium genome has a segment encoding these proteins:
- a CDS encoding CoB--CoM heterodisulfide reductase iron-sulfur subunit B family protein — MKFALFPGCKIPYFVPQYETSMRMVLKELDVELEDIEFNCCGYPVRNLHERSYVLSSARILALSEGRNLGILTPCKCCYGSLKKAQYLLENHPNLRDEINELLAEEDLKYEGRIEVKHLLSVLFHDVGLEAIKEKITNPYEGLKIATHYGCLKIATHYGCHALRPSKVVQFDDPLAPTLFDRLVEITGAVSVDWPLKLQCCGNPLWGKNDALSLDLSVKKIEDAAKSEAHALCVACTYCQIQFDTVQKEHIAGRASKVTIPSILYPQLLGLAMGMEPGALGMDRNKIKSDNVLEFVSSSAE, encoded by the coding sequence ATTAAATTCGCATTGTTCCCGGGATGTAAGATTCCCTATTTCGTTCCCCAGTACGAAACGTCGATGAGGATGGTTTTGAAGGAATTGGATGTGGAGTTGGAGGACATTGAATTCAACTGCTGCGGATATCCCGTGAGGAATCTCCACGAGCGTTCGTATGTGCTTTCCTCCGCCCGGATCCTGGCCCTGTCCGAGGGACGTAATCTCGGCATTCTGACTCCGTGCAAATGCTGTTACGGGAGTCTGAAAAAGGCGCAATATCTGCTCGAAAACCACCCGAACCTGCGCGATGAAATCAACGAGCTCCTGGCGGAGGAAGACCTCAAATACGAAGGCCGGATCGAGGTGAAACATCTTCTTTCCGTGCTTTTCCACGACGTGGGTCTTGAAGCCATCAAAGAGAAGATCACGAATCCGTACGAAGGGCTCAAAATCGCCACCCATTACGGGTGCCTCAAAATCGCCACCCATTACGGGTGCCATGCTCTGCGGCCGAGCAAGGTGGTTCAGTTCGACGATCCGTTGGCGCCGACCTTGTTCGATCGTCTGGTGGAAATCACCGGGGCGGTGAGCGTCGATTGGCCGCTGAAGCTTCAGTGCTGCGGCAACCCCTTGTGGGGCAAGAATGACGCTTTATCCCTGGATCTGAGCGTGAAGAAGATCGAGGACGCCGCGAAATCGGAGGCGCACGCACTCTGTGTGGCCTGTACATACTGTCAGATCCAGTTCGACACGGTCCAGAAAGAGCATATCGCCGGCAGAGCCTCGAAGGTGACCATTCCCTCGATACTGTATCCCCAGCTTCTGGGGCTGGCCATGGGCATGGAGCCGGGGGCTTTGGGGATGGATAGGAATAAGATCAAGTCGGACAACGTACTCGAGTTCGTCTCGTCGTCCGCTGAATAA
- a CDS encoding 4Fe-4S dicluster domain-containing protein: MILGLAIAVVRRIVVPGMRRTTRPMDVYVMTLVGIILVSGVFLEATKIVSYTSFQEMVEEWASLDEDELEHLKAYWAEDFGVVFPEPVAATDPDALEMGKEVHEVSCASCHSKPTWAFLSYGVSKAIGPIAVTLTDARTQVGLWYLHFLVCFVGLAYLPFSKLFHMLSSPVSLLANAVMDTGASARANVVTRRAMELDACTHCATCSIHCSVGVVFRQIANETILPSEKLISLKAMASGKPLDGKELRRIQEGSYICTSCYRCTSVCPVGINLQDLWLSMREDLLRQGYPENAAWARHVLADRFGGALRDKNASVTPAAGDLQKDMTVSLQAETFSSCFECQTCTNVCPVVGNYENPRETLGLLPHQIMHSLGLGLENEALGNQMIWDCLTCYMCQEHCPQGVQVTDVLYELKNRAYARLTDEEA; the protein is encoded by the coding sequence GTGATCCTGGGTCTGGCGATCGCCGTCGTCCGGCGTATAGTTGTGCCCGGCATGAGGCGGACGACCCGGCCCATGGATGTCTACGTCATGACCTTGGTGGGAATCATCCTGGTCTCCGGCGTTTTTCTGGAAGCGACCAAGATCGTGTCCTATACCAGCTTTCAAGAGATGGTAGAGGAGTGGGCCTCCCTGGATGAGGACGAACTGGAACATCTGAAAGCGTATTGGGCCGAAGACTTCGGCGTGGTGTTTCCCGAACCCGTGGCCGCCACGGATCCGGACGCCCTTGAGATGGGAAAAGAGGTGCATGAGGTCAGCTGCGCCTCGTGCCATTCGAAACCGACCTGGGCGTTCCTGTCGTACGGCGTGTCCAAGGCCATCGGCCCCATAGCCGTGACCCTGACGGACGCCCGTACGCAGGTGGGACTCTGGTATCTCCATTTCCTGGTCTGTTTCGTGGGCCTGGCCTACCTTCCCTTCAGCAAGCTCTTTCACATGTTGTCCAGCCCGGTAAGCCTTCTGGCCAACGCCGTCATGGATACCGGCGCGTCGGCGAGGGCCAACGTAGTGACCCGGCGGGCGATGGAGCTGGATGCGTGCACGCATTGCGCTACGTGCAGTATACACTGCTCCGTGGGGGTGGTGTTCCGGCAGATTGCCAATGAGACCATCCTGCCTTCGGAAAAGTTGATTTCATTGAAGGCCATGGCATCGGGGAAACCGCTGGATGGGAAGGAACTCCGAAGGATCCAGGAGGGGAGTTACATCTGCACCAGCTGTTATCGGTGCACGTCGGTGTGTCCCGTGGGCATCAATCTGCAGGACTTGTGGCTGAGCATGCGGGAGGATCTGTTGCGTCAAGGATATCCTGAAAACGCGGCCTGGGCCCGCCACGTGCTTGCGGACCGGTTCGGCGGCGCGTTGAGGGACAAGAACGCATCCGTGACGCCCGCCGCCGGGGATCTGCAGAAGGACATGACGGTATCCCTGCAGGCCGAGACGTTTTCATCCTGTTTCGAGTGCCAGACCTGCACCAATGTCTGCCCGGTGGTCGGCAACTATGAAAATCCCCGGGAAACCTTGGGCCTGCTCCCGCACCAGATCATGCATTCGCTGGGCCTGGGCCTGGAAAACGAAGCGTTGGGTAATCAGATGATTTGGGATTGTCTGACCTGCTACATGTGTCAGGAACACTGTCCTCAGGGAGTTCAGGTGACCGACGTCCTGTACGAGTTGAAAAACAGGGCTTACGCCCGCCTGACCGACGAGGAAGCGTAG